Genomic segment of Candidatus Atribacteria bacterium:
GACAACAAAAAGATTAACGGAAAGGATGTTTTTGTATTTTGCAGTCATTTTGATTTTAATATCGGTATTAGCACCTTTTGCCTGGATGGTCTCTGGTTCGTTTAAAACAAGATTAGAAATTCAGGCTTCAGATAGTAAAATAGCGGGAAAGGAGCCCAGTTGGATACCTCGTAATTTTACTTTGGTTAATTACAAGACTGTAAATAAAGAAGTTAAAATATTTGATTATTTTAAAAACAGCATAATAATAAGCTTGGGGACAATGTTTTTTTCTGTTGTTATTGCCACTTTAGCTGCTTATGCTATCTCTCGTTTTTCTTTTCCAGGAAGAACTGCCTATAGTATATCTGTATTATCAACCCAGATGTTCCCCGGAATTCTTTTTCTTATACCCTATTTTGTCATGTTTATCTGGATAAGGAAGATTATAGGTCTTCCGATGAGAGATACCTATTGGGGAATGATCTTCACTTACACTTCTTTTTCTCTACCTTTTTCTATCTGGATGTTGCGAGGTTACCTTAATACTATTCCCAGAGAAATAGATGAACAAGCTCAAATTGATGGATGTACTAAAGTAGGAGCTCTTTTTAGAGTCATCATTCCTTTGGCAAGGCCGGGAATTGCGGCCGTTGGAATATATGGATTTGTAATGGCTTGGAATGAGGTGTTATTTGCCTCAGTACTTACCGGGAATGAAACCACAACAGTAGCTATCGGTATCCTAAGGTATATTACTGCCCAGGAAGCCCGTTGGGGAGGGATGATGGCTGCATGTATATTAGTTAGTCTTCCTGTTTTAATATTTTTTACGGTGTTACAAAAACAATTCGTTCAAGGATTAGTAGCTGGAGCTACCAAAGGATAAAAAAATATTTCAAAAAGGAAACATTGATGAATCCATATGGACATTTTGATGATGTGAAAAAAGAGTATATTATTACCCGCCCGGATACACCTTTGCCCTGGATAAACTATTTAGGATTCAAGAAATATTTTGGAATTATCTCCAATACAGCGGGGGGTTATAGCTTTTACTTAGATGCTCGGCTGCGGCGTCTAACTCGCTATCGTTATAATAATGTTCCTTTGGATGTAGGTGGCCGCTATTTATACATTAAAGATGGTAATACCATCTGGAATCCCGGTTGGAAACCAACTTGCACATCATTAGATAGTTACTCCTGTCGACATGGATTAGGATATTCGGTGATTACGGGATATAAAAATGATGTGGAAGTAGAGATCACTTACTTTGTTCCTCTTAGAGAGAATATGGAAATATGGAAAGTAAAAATAATAAATCATGGAGAGCAGGAAAA
This window contains:
- a CDS encoding carbohydrate ABC transporter permease, whose protein sequence is MVSGSFKTRLEIQASDSKIAGKEPSWIPRNFTLVNYKTVNKEVKIFDYFKNSIIISLGTMFFSVVIATLAAYAISRFSFPGRTAYSISVLSTQMFPGILFLIPYFVMFIWIRKIIGLPMRDTYWGMIFTYTSFSLPFSIWMLRGYLNTIPREIDEQAQIDGCTKVGALFRVIIPLARPGIAAVGIYGFVMAWNEVLFASVLTGNETTTVAIGILRYITAQEARWGGMMAACILVSLPVLIFFTVLQKQFVQGLVAGATKG